The proteins below come from a single uncultured Dethiosulfovibrio sp. genomic window:
- a CDS encoding dipeptide epimerase produces MKITKIRTGTVSAPLKKPFKTAVRSVDSIRDVIVSVETDSGLIGYGEAPPTGAITGDTTGAILGAIDDHIRPTLIGRDGEDLEGNLTALDHSIMGNTSAKAALDIALHDLWAQSLGAPLYRLFGGTGSAIETDVTISVNEPEEMAQDAANALSQGYKVLKIKVGKEPSKDFDRLAAIRDAVGYDVAIRIDANQGWAPSEAVKILGHMEKAGFDLELVEQPVKGGDLEGMAYVTANTSIPVVADESIWSASDALEIFRRKAADMVNIKLMKCGGLREARRIIAISETFGAQVMLGSMLEGKISVTAAVHLASAYGAITRIDLDGPLLCASDPVEGGANFVGPGITLGDDPGLGIRGFREIQWH; encoded by the coding sequence GTGAAGATAACCAAAATAAGGACCGGAACGGTTTCCGCACCGCTCAAAAAACCTTTTAAGACGGCGGTGAGATCGGTGGATTCAATCAGGGATGTCATAGTTTCTGTGGAGACCGACTCCGGTCTGATCGGATACGGCGAAGCTCCTCCTACTGGGGCCATAACCGGCGATACAACTGGAGCTATCCTGGGGGCCATAGACGACCATATAAGGCCAACCTTGATAGGTCGAGACGGGGAGGACCTGGAGGGTAATCTCACCGCCCTGGATCACTCCATAATGGGCAACACCAGCGCTAAGGCCGCTCTGGATATAGCACTCCACGACCTCTGGGCTCAGTCGCTAGGGGCGCCACTCTACAGACTGTTCGGTGGAACCGGCAGTGCCATAGAGACCGACGTGACCATAAGCGTCAACGAACCGGAAGAAATGGCTCAGGATGCCGCCAACGCCCTCTCTCAGGGCTATAAAGTCCTCAAGATAAAAGTCGGTAAAGAGCCGTCCAAGGATTTCGACAGGCTGGCTGCGATCAGGGACGCCGTAGGCTACGACGTGGCCATAAGGATAGACGCCAACCAGGGCTGGGCCCCTTCCGAGGCGGTCAAGATCCTGGGGCATATGGAGAAGGCCGGTTTTGACCTGGAGCTGGTCGAACAGCCGGTGAAAGGCGGAGATCTGGAGGGCATGGCCTACGTCACCGCCAACACCTCCATACCGGTGGTGGCGGACGAGAGCATATGGAGCGCCTCTGACGCCCTTGAGATTTTCAGGAGAAAGGCCGCCGACATGGTGAACATAAAACTCATGAAATGTGGTGGCCTAAGGGAGGCTCGGCGAATCATAGCTATATCGGAGACCTTCGGGGCGCAAGTCATGTTGGGGAGCATGCTTGAGGGAAAAATCAGCGTCACGGCGGCGGTCCATCTGGCATCGGCCTACGGGGCCATCACCAGGATAGACCTCGACGGACCTCTTCTTTGCGCCTCCGATCCGGTGGAGGGAGGAGCTAACTTTGTGGGGCCGGGGATAACCCTCG